The proteins below come from a single Acaryochloris sp. CCMEE 5410 genomic window:
- a CDS encoding ABC transporter ATP-binding protein: MTSTQPQAQSLTKGNPEQAIIRLESITKVYGAGETEVRALDGVDLVVNPGEYCSIMGASGSGKSTMMNMIGCLDRPTSGKYFLDGVDVAQLSDTELALVRNRKLGFVFQQFHLLSQVSALENVMLPMVYANVPVKERRERGKAALERVGLGDRIHNKPTQLSGGQQQRVAIARAIVNEPVLLLADEPTGALDTKTTNEILDIFSTLNASGMTVVMVTHEPEVARTTQRVVWFRDGQVVHAHLDPEELHTTAF, translated from the coding sequence ATGACTTCTACACAGCCGCAAGCTCAGTCCCTGACAAAAGGGAATCCAGAACAGGCCATTATTCGCCTAGAGTCAATCACTAAGGTCTATGGTGCAGGCGAAACGGAAGTCCGGGCCTTAGATGGGGTGGATCTGGTGGTCAACCCTGGTGAATACTGCTCGATTATGGGGGCTTCTGGATCCGGCAAATCGACCATGATGAATATGATTGGCTGTCTGGACAGGCCCACGTCCGGCAAATATTTCCTGGATGGAGTGGATGTGGCTCAGCTTTCTGATACTGAGCTGGCCCTGGTCCGCAATCGCAAGCTTGGGTTTGTCTTTCAGCAGTTTCATTTGCTGAGTCAGGTCAGTGCCCTGGAGAATGTCATGCTGCCCATGGTTTATGCCAATGTGCCGGTTAAAGAGCGACGGGAGCGGGGTAAGGCTGCACTAGAACGCGTTGGATTGGGCGATCGCATTCATAATAAACCGACTCAACTTTCTGGTGGGCAACAACAGCGGGTGGCGATTGCCCGAGCCATTGTGAATGAGCCTGTTTTGCTGCTGGCGGATGAACCCACGGGGGCGTTGGATACCAAAACAACAAACGAGATTCTGGATATTTTCTCAACCTTAAACGCCAGTGGTATGACGGTGGTGATGGTGACCCATGAGCCAGAAGTGGCGCGTACCACCCAGCGAGTGGTGTGGTTCCGAGATGGCCAAGTGGTTCATGCTCATCTCGACCCAGAAGAACTGCATACTACGGCTTTTTAA